DNA sequence from the Huiozyma naganishii CBS 8797 chromosome 10, complete genome genome:
AGTCTTGGTCATTTTGGAAAGATACAAAAACAATTTTTCTCCCGTTGAACCCCCATGCGCAGGTTGCATGTTGTGGAAGAATTCTTGAATTGTTATATGCAACCTTTTGACAAGATCGAAAGGGATACGACCACCATCATAATTATACTGCCTACATTGGTCCATTTTCAAGTGGATCAGAGGGACCTTCCCACTTGTAGCAACGTTCTGCGCTGCAAgctgcttcttcaaaaatctgTTCTCCTCCATTAATTGCTCAATCTCTACACTGTTCTCATTTCCAACTCTGGTGTCATCTCCATCATATCCCATTTCTTCCGTAAGTGCAATGGAGGGTTGTTCCTGTGCCCGCTCCACAGTGGTGTTCGATTCAAAATTGGGAGTAAATGTGTCATCACCTATTTCAGCATCCTCATCTTCAGAGGACCAGTCAATCGTGGCTTTCGTGGGCACAACGACAACTTTCTGGATGACATCTTTtgcgttgttgttgttgttgttcgaATTGTTCTGATCGTGTTGATAATTTTTGCTTCTGTTTTCAATCTCAAACATTATGTCTGTAAGCAGGTCTGCAAATTTGTCCTTGGAGAGAAAAGCCAATTTCTCTCTTGCTTGGTTTcgtttcttgaagaaagtatCTCTCGTTGATAGCATGGATTTTTTCCCGTAGTCCCCGCGTCGTCTGTGCAATTCCTCGTTGACGTCTGTACTTAGTTCTAAGAATTGCTCCGACGACAGGTTGGACAGTTTGGTCCTTGCTTTGGAGGCCCGCTTGCAGCTAAAATTATCCATATGCTCTTTCCCCTCATTAGCGAAGAATTCTTTTATGCTCAAGCGATGACGGTTGAATGTTTCATCAGGTAACATAGTCGTCTCCTCCCTTCTCTTGTAAGTGTGTCTTGCACCAAATGCCGTGCTTTGGTATTATTGGGGGTTACTACCTATCTTTACTGCGTTGCTAGATTGGTTATTCCAGGGTACAGCCTCAATTGTTTCTTATTTCTTTTATACGCGAATAATGCTCgagaacagaaaaaacGCGTTAAAGACACCGAAAtccaaagaaaagaaaaaagagtttTAACGCGTTTAATTTCCACACGATAAGGACGTGATGGGGGGCAGTGATAGAAAGACGATATCTTTTAAATGTAGACGTAGATGGAAATatttatataataaaaGAGTGTGATTGCAGTACCAGCTCTCCGACTTGCAATTACTGTAGCAAATAAACAAGGTAGGCGATAAAAGTTGCCGGGCCGGCGGATACGTTAGAGGGAGGTAGATTAAAAGGTGTAAGGGACGTTTCACCACTCGCTCATCACCTCAAAAaccccttcttcttttgagGGACTGGGGAGCTCGT
Encoded proteins:
- the SPH1 gene encoding Sph1p (similar to Saccharomyces cerevisiae SPA2 (YLL021W) and SPH1 (YLR313C); ancestral locus Anc_4.39) → MLPDETFNRHRLSIKEFFANEGKEHMDNFSCKRASKARTKLSNLSSEQFLELSTDVNEELHRRRGDYGKKSMLSTRDTFFKKRNQAREKLAFLSKDKFADLLTDIMFEIENRSKNYQHDQNNSNNNNNNAKDVIQKVVVVPTKATIDWSSEDEDAEIGDDTFTPNFESNTTVERAQEQPSIALTEEMGYDGDDTRVGNENSVEIEQLMEENRFLKKQLAAQNVATSGKVPLIHLKMDQCRQYNYDGGRIPFDLVKRLHITIQEFFHNMQPAHGGSTGEKLFLYLSKMTKTVSDIVLLVDVPEFKGEVALLKSSLSNVITATRYFVLYEDFIPPIAVHAALNDLLFTLCDLIKVSGTRIDPEYQSSDISLRSVQSVTSDQEEKEQPSPVKPLKIAGKLRSSNSQSTASITSSSSNLKSIPSKSLLHDLMETNPVTTPTKTTAPHGANLQDPFTPNNNSTIPHSAKSIGALKMLTGQHRKPSITEHGFMNKLKHFGSTKKN